TTGGCCTGGCCGATGTGGTAGTCCACGCCTTTATAGGATACGGGCGGCACGGGGATGCCGATGGAAATCAAAGCCTTGCCGTCCGTCCATTCAACCGCGTCGGCGGGCATGACTTCGATTTTTTCGGTGGGGTTGGACAGCGGCAGCAGAATCGGGCGTTCCACGCCTGCGGCGAGGGCTTTGACCACTTCTTCGGTAAACGCGCCGTGGTCGGTGGAGGTGCCGATAAGGATGGTGGGTTTGACTTGTTTCACCACTTCGAGCAGGCCGATTTTGCCGTCTTTGCGTGCCCAGTCCGCCACTTCGGCGGCGGGGCGGGCGTATTCCCGCTGGTAGTCGGGCAGATCGGGCATGTCGTCGGTAACCAGGCCGTTGATGTCGATAAGCCAGACGCGTTTTTTGGCTTCTTCGCGCGAGAGGCCGTCGCGCTCCATCGCCGCGCTGATCTGGTCGGCCATACCGGTGCCTGCCGTGCCTGCGCCGTACACGGCAAGTCGTTGTTCGGCAAAGGTTTGCTTGGTAACTTTCAGGCCGGAGAATACGGCGGCCATGACAATCGCGCCGGTACCCTGCATGTCGTCGTTGAAAATGCGGTATCGGTCGCGGTTTTCCACGAGGATGCGGCGGGCGTTGGACGGGCCGAAGTCTTCAAAGTGCAACAGCGCGTTGGGGAAGAGTTCGGATGCGGTTTGCAGGTAGGTTTTGATGAGCGCGTCGTAGCATTCGCCGCGCACGCGGGCGTGGCGGTTGCCGAGGTAGGCGGGGTCGTTCAGGAGGGCTTCGTTGTCGGTGCCGACATCGAGGTTGACGGCAATGGCGCGGGCGGGATCGATGCCTGCGGCGGCGGTGTAAACGGCGAGTTTGCCGATGGAAATATCGGTGCCGTTCACGCCCCAGTCGCCGATGCCGAGGATTTCTTCCGCGTCGGAAACCACAATCAGGTCAACGTCGTCCGCGCCCAAGCCCAGCGTTTCAAACGAAGCGCGGACGGCTTCGGGGCGGTTCACGTCAAGATACACGGCGCGCGAACGACGGTAGTCGCGGCTCCATTTCTTGATGGCTTCGCCAACGGTGGGGTCGTACACAATCGGCAGCATTTCGGCCAGATGGTCGGTAAGCAGGCGGTAGTAGAGCGTTTCGTTGCGGTTGTGGAGCTGGTCGAGAAAGATATATTTTTCCATGTCTTTTTCGTAAGACGAAAACTGGCAGTAGGCGCGCGCAGCCTGCTGGTCGAGGGTTTCCACGGCGGCGGGCAGGCGACCGGTGAGGCCGTAGCGTTCGCGCTCTTCCAGTGTAAAGGCGGTACCCTTGTTGGTTAAGGGGTTCTGCATGATTGCGGGGGTGTTGCTCATAGCGTGTCTCCTGAACGGGATGGGAACGAAGGCAGCCTGAAAACCAAACCAGCGGCTGCTGCTGTTGCAGACGGCCTTTTCGCTTTCGGGAATGATTACCGGGGTCTGTTGGCATTCGACTTTTGCAGCGGATTTTGCGTCATAAAACGGCAGATGCAAGGCGCAAATGCGAGCCTATGCCGTCTATTGCGGGTATTTTCAACGCGGCAGATGCCGTTTTAGGGCGTAAAAGCCGCCAAAATGTTGATTGTCAACAGACCCTAATAGCCGTGCGGCGCATTCTACACAGTTTATCCGTATTGAAAGGTTGGTTTACCCTATTTAAAAGTCCTTAACCGTTCGGTATGAAAAGGCGAATATCCAACCTTTTAATACCAACCGGATACGGAAAAATGAACCTGAACCACAGCGAAATCAACAAACGCATCGGCAAAGCCATCGCCAAATACCGCCAGGAGCGCGGCCTCACCCAAGAGCAGGTGGCCGAAATCCTGCAAATCGGTAACGAAGCCGTCTCCCGCATGGAGCGCGGCCTGATCATGCCCAACGTGGTGCGTCTGGTCGAACTGGCCGAAATCTTCCAATGCACCGCCGCCGACCTGCTGGCCGAATCCAGCCCTCGCCTTTTTGACAAAACCCACAAAATCCACTTGCTGATCTCCGATTTGGCCAAAACCGACCGCCAGCTCATGCTGCATTTTCTCGAACGCTTCGGCAGCAGGTTGAAACAGGGCGCGGCGCCGGCGGTTTGAGCCGGCACGGCAGGAAAAAGGCCGTCTGAAAAACCGGACTTCGGTTTTCAGACGGCCTCTGCCGCTGGGTAGAGCGTGTGGCGCAGCCGCGCACGCGGTTTTGCTACATCAAACTCCTTATATATAGAGGCCGTCTGAAAAACAGATTTCCGCCGCCCCTGCGCTATAATCCCGCCCGTTTTACAGCCGCCCCCGCGCAGACGGGCGCATCCGCCAAACGACCAAAGGAAACCGCCATGATCACCCCCCAGCAGGCCATCGAACGCCTCATCAGCAACAACGAACTTTTTTACGACGAAATGACCGACCTGATGCGCCAAATCATGAGCGGCCAAGTCGCCCCCGAGCAAATCGCCGCCATCATGACCGGCCTGCGCATCAAAGTGGAAACCGTCTCGGAAATCACCGCCGCCGCCGCCGTGATGCGCGAGTTTGCCGCCAAAGTGCCGGTGAAAAACGCCGAAGGGCTGGTAGATGTGGTCGGCACGGGCGGCGACGGCGCGAAAACCTTCAATATTTCCACCGCCGCCATGTTTGTCGCCGCAGCGGCGGGCGCGAAAGTGGCCAAACACGGCGGCCGCTCCGTGTCCTCGTCCAGCGGCGCGGCCGACGTGCTCGAACAAATGGGCGCGAACCTCGCCCTCACCCCCGGACAAATCGCGCAAAGCATCGAAGAAACCGGCACCGGCTTCATGTTCGCGCAAAACCACCACAGCGCGATGCGCCACGTCGCCCCCGTGCGCCGCGCGCTCGGATTCCGCAGCATATTCAACATCCTCGGCCCGCTCACCAACCCCGCCGGTGCGCCGAATCAGGTGTTGGGCGTGTTCCATCCCGACCTCTGCGGCATCCTCTCGCGCGTGTTGCAGCAGCTGGGCTCGCGCCATGTGCTCGTGGTTTGCGGCGCGGACGGCTTGGACGAAATCACCCTCACCGGCAGCACGCGCGTGGCCGAACTCAAAGACGGCGCGATCCGCGAATACGAGCTCAACCCCGCCGATTTCGGCATCGAAACACGCCGCAGCCTCGACGACATCAAAGTGTCCGGCAGCGCGGAATCCCTGCAAAAAATCAAGGAAGTGCTCGACGGACGACACGGTGCGGCACGCGACATCGTGCTTCTGAACGCCGCCGCCACGCTGTATGCGGGTAACGTCGTGCCGGACATGGCCGAAGGAGTTGCGGCGGCGCGCGCAGCCGTTGATTCGGGCAGGGCGCGTGCCAAACTGGCAGAATTCCTCGCCTTCGGCAAACGCTTTGCCTGACAACAGGGCAGGCCGCACCCGTTTGCCGCGCAAGGCGTGGGTTTGATGGTTTAAACGGCAGAGGCCGTCTGAAAATAGTTTTTCAGACGGCCTCTGCCGTTCAGGCAGGGTGGTGCAGCCACGCACGCGGTTTCGGGATTGTGGGTAAACGATCGGATTGGCTGTACAGCAGAAAACCGCGTGCGTCGCCTCGGGGCGACACACCCTACATCAGCGGCGCAAATCCGGCGGCACGCTTTTTCTATGTTTGAGGCCGTCTGAAAAGTGTTTTTCAGACGGCCTTATTTGTGTTTGCGGCCTGCGCGGCGGGTTTTTTGGGGGTGCGGGGGGAGGTTGACGCAGCTGTAAAAGCTGCCGTTTATCTGGGTGATGTTGATGTGGTACATGCGGTAGGCGTTGAAGAGTTTGGCGTCGGGTTTGGCGGGGGCGTGCCAGAAGTCGGCCAGTTCCTGCTGGGAGGTGAGGCCGGGGATGTCGTAGTGGGCGCGGCCGAGGAGTTTGACGGGCATGTTGTGGATGAGGGCGGAGAGGCCGCTGGTGCTGTTGAGGGTTACCATGCCCGCGCCGTGGCGCAGGAAGACGGGCAGGGGGACGTCGTGGACGTAAAAGACGCGGCCGGCCAGCTCGGGGCGGGTGGCGAGGAAGGCGCGGATGTCGCGGCGGTAGTCGGTGAAGCCCCGGTCCATCGGGTGGTGTTTGACGATGAGGGTGGTGTTTTCGGGGGCGTGCTCGGCGAAGGAGGCGAGGACGTGCAGCAGGAAGTCGCGCACGTCGTAGTCGCTGTGCACGCGCACTTGGCTGTCGTTGAATACTTGCAGGGGGACGATGAAGAAGCGTCCGAAGCGTCCGCTGCGCACTTGCTGGGCGAAGCGGCGGTCGGCAAGGGCGTAGCCGGCGCGTTTGATGCCGCTTTTGACCCACAGGGCGATGTAGTGGCCGATGTTGATGTGGCGGTGGTGGCGGTAGCCGGGGTAGCGGCGGCAGGTGAGGTTGGCGGCGGCGTAGTACCACATGGCGCGTTTGGCGCGCGGCCAGAAGCCGTCGGGCACGGGGGCGGGGGCGGTGTATTTTTGCAGGGCGAGTTTGGGGTAGTTTTTCAGGAAGAAGCCGCCTTCGCGCGGCAGGGGGGAGCAGGCGTTGACGCCGCTTTCTTCGAGGGTGATGAAATGGGGGCGGAAATAGCCTTCTTCGAAGGCCCAGAAGCGGATTTTGCGGCGGGCGCAGACTTGTTTGGCGGCGCGGTGGTAGGGGCGGTGGT
The window above is part of the Neisseria bacilliformis genome. Proteins encoded here:
- a CDS encoding capsule biosynthesis protein: MKPIPSNLEKLARRRRVLLLQGPVGPFFRHLAAWLEQRQSQVFKINFNGGDRAYYPPDATGRVHDYGGTPEAFPEYLDTFVQTHKIDAVACFGDHRPYHRAAKQVCARRKIRFWAFEEGYFRPHFITLEESGVNACSPLPREGGFFLKNYPKLALQKYTAPAPVPDGFWPRAKRAMWYYAAANLTCRRYPGYRHHRHINIGHYIALWVKSGIKRAGYALADRRFAQQVRSGRFGRFFIVPLQVFNDSQVRVHSDYDVRDFLLHVLASFAEHAPENTTLIVKHHPMDRGFTDYRRDIRAFLATRPELAGRVFYVHDVPLPVFLRHGAGMVTLNSTSGLSALIHNMPVKLLGRAHYDIPGLTSQQELADFWHAPAKPDAKLFNAYRMYHINITQINGSFYSCVNLPPHPQKTRRAGRKHK
- a CDS encoding NAD-dependent malic enzyme — its product is MSNTPAIMQNPLTNKGTAFTLEERERYGLTGRLPAAVETLDQQAARAYCQFSSYEKDMEKYIFLDQLHNRNETLYYRLLTDHLAEMLPIVYDPTVGEAIKKWSRDYRRSRAVYLDVNRPEAVRASFETLGLGADDVDLIVVSDAEEILGIGDWGVNGTDISIGKLAVYTAAAGIDPARAIAVNLDVGTDNEALLNDPAYLGNRHARVRGECYDALIKTYLQTASELFPNALLHFEDFGPSNARRILVENRDRYRIFNDDMQGTGAIVMAAVFSGLKVTKQTFAEQRLAVYGAGTAGTGMADQISAAMERDGLSREEAKKRVWLIDINGLVTDDMPDLPDYQREYARPAAEVADWARKDGKIGLLEVVKQVKPTILIGTSTDHGAFTEEVVKALAAGVERPILLPLSNPTEKIEVMPADAVEWTDGKALISIGIPVPPVSYKGVDYHIGQANNAMLYPGLGLGVIVSGAKQVTDGMLLAAAEAVASQVNPQDLGASLLPPVDNLRASSATVAVAVAKQAAKDGVAAKQPENRVQAVQDAMWQPVYR
- a CDS encoding helix-turn-helix domain-containing protein gives rise to the protein MNLNHSEINKRIGKAIAKYRQERGLTQEQVAEILQIGNEAVSRMERGLIMPNVVRLVELAEIFQCTAADLLAESSPRLFDKTHKIHLLISDLAKTDRQLMLHFLERFGSRLKQGAAPAV
- the trpD gene encoding anthranilate phosphoribosyltransferase, yielding MITPQQAIERLISNNELFYDEMTDLMRQIMSGQVAPEQIAAIMTGLRIKVETVSEITAAAAVMREFAAKVPVKNAEGLVDVVGTGGDGAKTFNISTAAMFVAAAAGAKVAKHGGRSVSSSSGAADVLEQMGANLALTPGQIAQSIEETGTGFMFAQNHHSAMRHVAPVRRALGFRSIFNILGPLTNPAGAPNQVLGVFHPDLCGILSRVLQQLGSRHVLVVCGADGLDEITLTGSTRVAELKDGAIREYELNPADFGIETRRSLDDIKVSGSAESLQKIKEVLDGRHGAARDIVLLNAAATLYAGNVVPDMAEGVAAARAAVDSGRARAKLAEFLAFGKRFA